A genomic window from Rhodococcus sp. KBS0724 includes:
- a CDS encoding TetR/AcrR family transcriptional regulator, translating to MSTPNRSRRERPAKPALSREGIIAATIEIVRAEGLEKATMRRVAQALETGPSALYVYVANTAELHGGVLDELIRSVDIASEGDWQDRLVALLRDYADVLFAFPGLARSALVLRPSGPNLLRIFDRVLGLLIDGGVDPARAAWGADLLLQNATAAAAEHSTPSSSDIDASVDDEAAWEGLVLAVRTADAKKLPSIAAHADAILGGTPTERMTWSIRALIAGIAATPTSFHHELT from the coding sequence ATGTCAACTCCCAACCGCAGCCGCCGTGAGCGACCGGCAAAACCTGCACTTTCTCGAGAAGGGATCATTGCCGCAACAATCGAGATCGTGCGCGCTGAGGGCCTCGAGAAGGCGACCATGCGTCGTGTTGCGCAGGCGCTCGAAACTGGTCCTTCCGCGCTGTATGTCTATGTCGCGAATACTGCCGAACTGCATGGCGGCGTCCTCGATGAGCTCATTCGATCAGTTGATATTGCATCGGAAGGAGACTGGCAAGATCGTCTGGTGGCGCTTCTGCGCGACTACGCAGACGTTCTGTTTGCATTTCCAGGTCTGGCGAGATCGGCGCTTGTGCTTCGGCCGTCTGGCCCGAATTTGCTCCGGATATTCGATCGGGTGCTCGGGCTTTTGATCGATGGCGGGGTTGATCCCGCGCGTGCGGCATGGGGTGCGGATCTACTTCTGCAGAATGCCACCGCGGCTGCCGCCGAGCACAGCACTCCCAGTTCGAGTGATATCGATGCGTCAGTCGATGACGAGGCTGCATGGGAAGGTCTTGTGCTGGCGGTTCGCACCGCCGATGCCAAGAAGCTTCCCAGTATCGCAGCGCACGCCGACGCGATTCTCGGCGGTACACCCACCGAGCGTATGACGTGGTCGATACGAGCGCTCATTGCCGGCATTGCGGCCACTCCGACATCGTTCCACCATGAATTGACCTGA
- a CDS encoding NAD(P)/FAD-dependent oxidoreductase, translating to MTTHHPIAIIGGGLGGLIAARVLHVHGITSAVFELESGRNTRVQGGMLDIHDHNGQKAIHAADLWEPFTALIHPGGEAMRILDHTGTILREEADGGALSRPEVDRGQLRDMLIDSLPDEAIHWRHKVTRIRQVEGIAGRHEVSFADGESITTDLLIGADGAWSKVRSLVSDARPTYSGISFIEADLLDADQRHPSAAAIMGGGMLFAFRGNIGILGHRESDGSLHSYLGVRADENWVDSIDFTDVPAATSAILHLLDGWDNSLRDLIARADTGLTPRRIVALPTGHSWERVPGVTLLGDAAHVMSPFAGEGANLAMYDGALLALAVSENSGDIESALAVYEADLFPRAAKAAAESAESLEILFSENSPQGLVDMFAGFDEEEVAGATT from the coding sequence ATGACTACTCACCATCCCATTGCGATTATCGGTGGGGGACTCGGTGGCCTCATCGCCGCCCGCGTCCTCCACGTTCACGGCATCACATCGGCCGTGTTCGAACTTGAATCCGGCCGCAACACCCGAGTCCAAGGTGGCATGCTCGATATTCATGACCACAACGGCCAGAAGGCCATACACGCCGCCGATTTGTGGGAACCATTCACTGCGTTGATTCATCCTGGTGGCGAAGCAATGCGCATACTTGACCACACCGGAACCATCCTTCGCGAAGAGGCTGATGGAGGCGCTCTCTCGCGACCCGAGGTAGACCGCGGCCAACTCCGCGACATGCTCATAGATTCTCTGCCCGACGAAGCTATCCATTGGAGACACAAAGTCACCCGAATCCGCCAAGTCGAGGGTATTGCCGGCCGCCACGAGGTCTCTTTTGCAGATGGTGAGAGCATCACCACCGATCTCCTCATCGGCGCAGACGGCGCCTGGTCGAAGGTCCGGTCGCTCGTCTCCGACGCCCGGCCGACGTACAGTGGGATCTCCTTCATCGAAGCGGACTTACTCGACGCCGATCAACGTCACCCGTCCGCTGCTGCGATTATGGGCGGCGGCATGCTTTTTGCATTCCGCGGAAACATCGGAATCCTGGGCCACCGCGAAAGTGATGGGAGTCTGCACAGCTACCTCGGTGTCCGTGCCGACGAGAACTGGGTCGACTCGATCGATTTCACTGATGTCCCCGCCGCAACGAGTGCGATTCTCCACTTGCTCGACGGATGGGACAACTCCCTTCGCGACTTGATTGCTCGTGCCGACACCGGCTTGACTCCGCGCCGAATCGTAGCCCTCCCGACCGGGCATTCCTGGGAGCGTGTCCCTGGCGTCACGCTCCTCGGCGACGCCGCACACGTGATGTCCCCATTTGCCGGTGAAGGCGCGAATCTTGCGATGTACGACGGTGCTTTGCTCGCACTAGCCGTCAGTGAGAACTCCGGTGACATCGAATCTGCACTCGCTGTCTACGAAGCAGACCTATTTCCGCGAGCGGCCAAGGCTGCTGCCGAATCTGCCGAGAGCCTCGAAATTCTCTTCAGTGAGAATTCACCGCAAGGGCTTGTTGACATGTTTGCAGGCTTCGACGAGGAAGAGGTTGCGGGCGCAACGACGTGA
- a CDS encoding HNH endonuclease signature motif containing protein, translating to MTMVSDSIAVGDVVAGSAVGVRGRLWRLRPAEVRDVAVSVSAEILRLEAIRVAAVDELALNPDEQVLCYRGVGRWLAANTMLQNSAGNKIAALGAALRLFPDIAAQFEAGDLSLDHAALIAAFCESPPKGMPDIALMPSLKTLLAAASGVEATTVKVRYAIAVLERIFESDEPPPGEDNDLNALRIAPTLNGRVVIKGDFDALTGEMLLSALSGLSMPKPAADGTPDQRSAAKRTADAFTELIRRYLDNAVTGVDGGQRPHVNVHITAKDLAEHRECAATRADNDDAADEDRDFEDLDVGYMPWMGPLSVSKTRMLACDCMLSTVLMDGNGAPLDATPLKRLVTAEQRIALIARDKGCAFPNCDAVPAWCDAHHIKPWSTGGLTVMDNLTLLCRSHHTLMHSTSGFRGIWEIKMGSDHKPWFIPPSAIDPKQRRRRSTTRQGPVHRD from the coding sequence ATGACCATGGTTAGCGATTCAATTGCGGTGGGGGATGTTGTAGCCGGTTCGGCTGTGGGTGTGCGTGGCAGGTTGTGGCGGTTACGTCCGGCCGAGGTTCGTGATGTTGCCGTGTCGGTGTCGGCGGAAATTCTTCGGTTGGAAGCGATCCGGGTTGCCGCTGTCGACGAGCTAGCACTCAATCCCGACGAACAAGTGCTCTGCTACCGCGGTGTGGGCCGGTGGTTGGCGGCCAATACGATGCTGCAGAACTCGGCCGGCAACAAGATCGCTGCCCTCGGTGCCGCACTACGGTTGTTCCCCGATATTGCTGCGCAATTCGAGGCGGGTGACCTCTCGCTCGATCATGCGGCGCTGATCGCCGCGTTCTGCGAGTCCCCACCAAAAGGGATGCCGGACATCGCGTTAATGCCAAGCCTGAAAACCCTTCTCGCCGCCGCATCCGGAGTAGAGGCTACGACTGTCAAGGTGCGGTATGCGATTGCTGTTTTGGAGCGGATCTTCGAATCCGATGAGCCTCCGCCCGGTGAGGATAATGATCTGAATGCGCTACGCATTGCTCCGACATTGAACGGTCGGGTCGTGATCAAGGGCGATTTCGACGCGTTGACCGGCGAGATGCTGTTGTCGGCGCTGTCGGGGTTGTCGATGCCGAAACCGGCTGCGGACGGGACCCCGGATCAGCGGTCGGCAGCCAAACGCACCGCCGACGCGTTCACGGAACTCATCCGCCGCTATCTCGACAACGCTGTCACCGGCGTGGATGGTGGTCAGCGTCCACATGTGAATGTGCATATCACTGCGAAAGACCTTGCCGAGCATCGGGAATGCGCCGCCACACGAGCAGACAACGATGACGCAGCAGATGAAGATCGCGATTTCGAGGATCTCGATGTCGGCTACATGCCCTGGATGGGGCCGCTCAGTGTCAGTAAAACCCGGATGCTCGCGTGCGACTGCATGCTCTCCACCGTCCTGATGGACGGTAACGGCGCACCCCTCGACGCGACACCGCTCAAACGTCTCGTCACAGCCGAGCAACGCATAGCACTGATTGCCCGGGACAAAGGTTGTGCCTTCCCCAACTGTGACGCCGTTCCGGCCTGGTGCGACGCGCACCATATAAAACCGTGGTCGACGGGCGGACTGACGGTGATGGACAATTTGACGCTGCTCTGTCGCAGCCACCACACGTTGATGCACAGCACCAGTGGGTTCCGCGGAATCTGGGAAATCAAGATGGGTTCCGATCACAAACCCTGGTTCATCCCACCGTCGGCGATCGACCCGAAACAACGACGTCGTCGCTCCACCACCCGGCAAGGCCCGGTGCACCGAGACTGA
- a CDS encoding MerR family transcriptional regulator codes for MLIGEVSRQSGVSTRMLRHYDTLGLVKPTGRTSGGYREYSADDIRRLFHVESLRTLGLSLDETRRALDEPDFAPADLVGDLITHTRRRIAAEQELLTKLERVDATAPSEWEDVLRMVTLLRALESEFAARRQQAILKQDGNASLPIDALAEAALSEDDLNVAGALQWSLSRAAGQGLTTLAVGLESAGVDVRRRAVAAIAAVRTAEATTHLRRALEDSDAVVRSRAALALGARGSIDAIPDLLEMVFTGQHDVEAAEVLGVLTEVSHALGTILDRMQATLDNSNDPPTRLRITQALAEIPGPEAHEALTRLAHDHDRTIAATAAAIMTTQERKQRQR; via the coding sequence ATGTTGATCGGCGAAGTCTCGCGGCAGTCCGGAGTCAGCACGCGAATGTTGCGTCACTACGACACTTTGGGACTGGTGAAGCCCACTGGCCGCACCTCCGGCGGCTACCGCGAGTACTCAGCCGATGACATCCGACGGCTCTTCCATGTTGAGAGCCTGAGGACTCTCGGGCTGTCGTTGGACGAAACCAGACGCGCCCTGGACGAACCCGATTTTGCTCCGGCCGATCTGGTGGGAGATCTCATCACGCACACGCGCCGGCGCATCGCCGCCGAGCAGGAACTGCTCACGAAACTCGAACGCGTCGACGCCACCGCACCATCAGAATGGGAGGACGTGTTACGCATGGTCACCCTGTTGCGCGCGCTCGAGTCAGAGTTTGCGGCCCGCCGTCAACAAGCGATCCTGAAGCAGGACGGCAATGCGTCGTTGCCCATCGATGCATTGGCCGAGGCAGCGCTGTCGGAAGATGACCTCAACGTCGCCGGGGCACTGCAGTGGTCGCTGTCCCGCGCCGCGGGTCAAGGACTCACGACTCTGGCCGTCGGCCTCGAATCTGCGGGGGTCGACGTCCGCCGACGCGCCGTTGCCGCAATTGCAGCTGTGCGCACAGCGGAGGCAACAACACATCTGAGACGAGCACTCGAGGATTCCGACGCCGTTGTCCGCTCACGTGCGGCCCTCGCTCTAGGCGCTCGGGGCAGCATCGATGCGATCCCCGATCTCCTCGAAATGGTCTTCACCGGCCAGCACGACGTCGAGGCTGCCGAAGTTCTGGGAGTACTCACGGAAGTCTCCCATGCACTCGGCACCATCCTCGATCGCATGCAGGCCACACTCGACAACTCCAACGACCCTCCTACCCGATTGCGAATCACGCAGGCACTTGCGGAAATTCCCGGCCCAGAGGCACACGAGGCTCTCACTCGACTGGCCCACGACCACGATCGAACGATCGCCGCCACCGCAGCGGCGATCATGACCACGCAAGAACGCAAACAACGACAACGCTGA
- a CDS encoding HEAT repeat domain-containing protein: MVVVNTTNNGESNTHLVDALSTTDSSGRLRAALTVGTLRDPALTDVLVARCAAEPDFFVRDMLTWALCRLPAEVTVPRLIDELQSDNAQARSQALHTLSKIGDRQAWPAVTLLLHDDHDEVARSAWRAAVALVPSGNEAALAADLVAELGRGDRDIHLSLSRALVSLGESVVPVLDAAAASPDPKIHAHAIATRQLYLDPDSGFTLSSELAQRVSIVGPQI, encoded by the coding sequence GTGGTTGTCGTGAATACAACCAACAACGGTGAGTCGAATACTCATCTCGTCGACGCGCTGTCCACGACCGACTCGTCGGGCCGGCTTCGGGCTGCCCTCACGGTAGGTACGCTGCGCGATCCCGCTTTGACGGATGTTCTTGTCGCTCGGTGTGCCGCTGAACCGGATTTTTTCGTCCGCGACATGCTGACCTGGGCTTTGTGTCGTTTGCCAGCTGAAGTCACGGTACCGAGGCTGATCGACGAGCTCCAATCCGACAACGCGCAGGCCCGCAGTCAGGCGCTGCACACGCTGTCCAAGATCGGGGATCGACAGGCCTGGCCCGCAGTGACGCTTCTACTGCACGACGACCACGACGAGGTTGCGCGGAGCGCGTGGCGGGCAGCGGTCGCCCTCGTACCGTCAGGCAACGAGGCCGCGCTTGCTGCCGATCTGGTTGCTGAACTCGGACGCGGTGACAGAGACATTCACCTCAGCCTCAGTCGGGCGCTGGTGAGTCTCGGTGAATCCGTCGTACCGGTCCTCGACGCTGCAGCGGCAAGTCCCGATCCGAAGATTCACGCCCACGCAATCGCCACCAGACAGCTTTATCTCGACCCCGACAGCGGCTTCACTCTCTCGTCGGAGTTGGCTCAGCGAGTCTCGATCGTCGGTCCGCAAATCTAA
- a CDS encoding thioesterase family protein encodes MTATAAKPHTAAFEASWRSFDGIHGGLVVASMMRAAADATGAVPAAVSAHLDRPIPPGPANLTVDDAHGGRTVSCHVTLDSSATALVRLVRDNGPTVLSTSSVAPALDDPSTLPQLEIPVDFVPFSQHLDIRPINAARPFAGGESPEFDVWIRLHADLDFTTVERSAVLLDALPPGLFATFTMPVAIPTVEFSAHFAPTTDTDSPWHRLRHRTVWSTETLCVDETELFTATGELAAQARQLRRILR; translated from the coding sequence ATGACCGCTACCGCCGCAAAACCCCACACCGCAGCCTTCGAGGCGAGTTGGAGAAGCTTCGACGGAATTCACGGGGGGCTCGTCGTCGCGAGCATGATGCGGGCAGCAGCCGACGCAACCGGCGCCGTCCCGGCTGCGGTCAGTGCACATCTCGATCGGCCGATTCCGCCCGGCCCAGCCAACCTGACCGTCGACGACGCGCATGGCGGACGCACCGTCAGTTGCCATGTCACACTTGATAGCTCCGCCACTGCCCTTGTTCGACTTGTCCGCGACAACGGTCCCACCGTCCTGTCGACATCGTCTGTCGCGCCGGCGCTGGACGACCCGTCGACTCTGCCGCAACTCGAAATTCCGGTCGACTTCGTCCCGTTCTCACAGCATCTCGACATTCGTCCGATTAACGCCGCACGCCCTTTTGCGGGCGGCGAATCCCCCGAGTTCGACGTCTGGATTCGCTTGCACGCCGATCTCGATTTCACCACGGTAGAACGCTCCGCAGTCTTGCTCGATGCCTTGCCACCTGGCCTTTTTGCCACCTTCACGATGCCCGTCGCTATCCCGACGGTCGAGTTCAGTGCGCATTTCGCTCCGACAACGGACACAGATTCGCCGTGGCATCGCCTGCGTCATCGCACAGTGTGGTCAACAGAGACGCTCTGCGTCGACGAAACAGAGTTATTCACTGCAACAGGTGAACTCGCAGCGCAGGCCAGACAACTGCGCCGCATCCTGCGCTAA
- a CDS encoding type VII secretion target produces the protein MSELSVVTDDIRTYGATAAEAAGHVAHAAVVDLNANLAAVAPAVGPVGLEFLEAFARAQATHTKDVAALAAYYAGTSATAGAAAAAYDGTDQTGAADLRRAAASDGDLA, from the coding sequence ATGAGCGAGCTTTCTGTCGTCACCGACGACATCCGCACGTACGGTGCTACTGCAGCAGAAGCTGCCGGTCACGTTGCCCACGCCGCAGTAGTGGATCTGAACGCCAATCTCGCGGCCGTCGCGCCGGCAGTGGGACCCGTCGGACTCGAGTTCCTCGAAGCCTTCGCACGTGCACAGGCAACACACACCAAAGACGTTGCGGCACTTGCCGCCTACTATGCCGGAACTTCTGCGACGGCAGGTGCGGCTGCCGCCGCGTACGACGGCACCGACCAAACCGGCGCCGCAGACCTCCGACGCGCCGCTGCCAGTGACGGGGACCTCGCATGA
- the otsB gene encoding trehalose-phosphatase, which yields MKTASDVIARLASDPARSALVMDFDGVLAPIVDDPATSALLPGAAGVLDVLSRHLGMVGLLSGRPVSFLRERVPGESVVLMGSYGVETWVDGGIRVLPSVAQWKPAVAEAEAELRRVFAAADSPGIHVEGKGLAVAVHWRQATDRVAARRMVEQVVTDIAARTGLRREPGKLVEELRTPVDEDKGTGLRRAIRAAGVDAVAYAGDDRGDLPAFAAVLALGGDALVVGGIDIAPEVAAVDGVAFSDPEEFLVWMKELATVLDAQI from the coding sequence ATGAAAACTGCTTCGGACGTAATTGCCCGACTCGCGTCCGATCCCGCCCGTTCCGCATTGGTGATGGATTTCGACGGTGTGCTTGCTCCCATCGTCGACGATCCGGCGACGAGCGCTCTGCTGCCGGGCGCAGCCGGGGTACTCGACGTGTTGTCACGTCATCTCGGAATGGTGGGTTTACTTTCCGGTCGTCCCGTCTCTTTTCTTCGTGAGCGGGTGCCAGGAGAGAGTGTTGTCCTCATGGGCTCGTACGGAGTGGAGACCTGGGTTGACGGCGGGATCCGAGTATTACCGTCGGTCGCGCAGTGGAAGCCGGCGGTTGCGGAGGCAGAAGCCGAACTGCGACGCGTATTTGCGGCGGCAGATTCGCCGGGGATTCATGTCGAGGGGAAGGGGCTTGCCGTCGCTGTGCATTGGCGGCAGGCAACCGATCGGGTCGCCGCTCGGAGAATGGTCGAACAGGTAGTGACCGACATCGCGGCGAGAACTGGACTGCGGCGCGAGCCGGGCAAGCTCGTCGAGGAGTTGCGCACTCCTGTGGACGAGGACAAGGGGACAGGCTTGCGGCGTGCGATCCGGGCCGCCGGCGTCGACGCGGTGGCGTACGCGGGCGACGACCGGGGCGACTTGCCGGCATTTGCGGCTGTGTTGGCGCTCGGCGGTGACGCATTGGTAGTAGGTGGCATCGATATCGCACCTGAAGTTGCCGCAGTGGACGGTGTTGCGTTCAGTGATCCGGAAGAGTTTTTGGTGTGGATGAAGGAACTGGCGACGGTTCTCGATGCACAGATTTGA
- a CDS encoding transglycosylase family protein: MTSITFKRALGAVATAGAVVAIPLAMSTGTASAAGHDWSGVANCESSGNWAANTGNGFYGGLQFTQSTWEAYGGSGNAANASQSEQVRVAENVLEGQGVGAWPVCGQYLTGGTTAATYQEASAPITAETTVESAPVATTGGNYVVKAGDTLSKIAAAHGISLDALAGQVANINLIFPGQSLSV, encoded by the coding sequence ATGACCAGCATTACTTTCAAGCGCGCCCTCGGCGCAGTTGCAACGGCCGGCGCAGTAGTAGCCATCCCGCTCGCGATGAGCACTGGCACCGCCTCCGCTGCAGGCCACGACTGGTCCGGAGTCGCGAACTGCGAGTCCTCCGGAAACTGGGCAGCCAACACCGGAAACGGCTTCTACGGCGGCCTGCAGTTCACGCAGAGCACGTGGGAGGCATACGGCGGATCGGGCAACGCTGCCAACGCAAGCCAGTCCGAGCAGGTCCGTGTCGCCGAGAACGTTCTCGAAGGCCAGGGTGTCGGCGCATGGCCCGTCTGCGGCCAGTACCTGACCGGCGGCACCACTGCTGCCACCTACCAGGAAGCGTCGGCACCGATCACGGCTGAGACCACCGTCGAATCCGCTCCTGTTGCCACCACCGGCGGCAACTACGTGGTCAAGGCAGGCGACACCCTGTCCAAGATCGCTGCAGCTCATGGCATCTCGCTCGATGCGCTCGCAGGCCAGGTTGCGAACATCAACCTGATCTTCCCCGGACAGAGCCTGTCCGTCTAA
- a CDS encoding putative nucleotidyltransferase substrate binding domain-containing protein produces MTGYTARISVPNPAMRAVRDLLRGPAIVCSGESSIRTAAALMTEAGRRAVVIPTDASTYGIFTEGDLRSRVVVGGIDSALPVSTVMTPSAVTVDPDRLGADAVTDMLEHGLRHLPVVTASGELLGVLELSDLLTSATNQGFELRAALATARTDVDLIATARAVPELVTGLVDARVSPIDISGTLSVLIDVTVRRAIELVVGGDERPDFAWLSLGSAARREALPSSDIDSALVWGGESHREGADAAQRIHEILDRCGFPRDAQNAVATQARFARTLPQWRNALRKWVSNPYQDQALVMLSMLADARVVAGDPALDPRPEALDQLRLNPAVMRLLLREAVGEKAKLHSLRDVVTRRTGTVNLKSTAVQPIVNIARWAGTSVGARTSTTVERLKVAADTGFLPSDDARVLIESFEVLQQIRVRHQTDQFAMGIAPTDEIVVADLTPLSRSLLGNAVREVAGVQRRLEYDASASPLPDIEP; encoded by the coding sequence ATGACGGGCTATACCGCGCGAATCTCAGTACCGAACCCAGCCATGCGTGCGGTACGAGATCTGTTGCGGGGTCCGGCAATTGTGTGCTCCGGCGAATCCTCCATACGCACTGCTGCCGCACTGATGACAGAAGCCGGGCGTCGAGCCGTCGTAATTCCCACAGATGCAAGCACTTACGGAATCTTCACCGAGGGCGATCTCCGTAGCCGAGTTGTTGTCGGAGGAATCGACAGCGCTCTCCCCGTCTCGACGGTGATGACGCCGTCTGCCGTAACGGTGGATCCGGATCGACTCGGAGCCGACGCGGTCACGGATATGCTCGAACACGGATTGCGGCATCTTCCCGTTGTCACGGCGTCCGGAGAACTGCTCGGCGTGCTCGAACTGAGCGACCTTCTGACGTCGGCAACAAATCAAGGCTTCGAACTGCGCGCTGCCCTCGCCACTGCCAGGACCGACGTCGACCTCATCGCCACCGCCCGCGCTGTACCCGAGTTGGTCACCGGCCTGGTCGACGCCCGGGTCTCGCCCATCGACATCAGCGGCACACTGTCGGTCTTGATCGACGTGACGGTGCGGCGCGCGATCGAACTGGTGGTCGGCGGCGACGAACGCCCGGACTTTGCCTGGCTGTCCCTCGGCAGCGCAGCCCGGCGCGAGGCACTGCCATCGTCGGATATCGACAGCGCCTTGGTGTGGGGCGGAGAATCCCACCGCGAAGGTGCGGATGCGGCGCAGCGCATCCACGAGATTCTCGACCGGTGCGGATTCCCTCGCGACGCGCAGAACGCGGTCGCAACTCAGGCCAGGTTCGCGCGCACACTTCCGCAGTGGCGCAACGCCTTACGCAAGTGGGTGTCCAATCCCTACCAGGACCAAGCCCTCGTCATGTTGTCGATGCTGGCAGATGCCCGCGTTGTCGCCGGAGATCCCGCCCTCGATCCGAGACCCGAAGCCTTGGATCAGCTTCGCCTCAACCCCGCCGTCATGCGGTTACTGCTTCGAGAAGCCGTGGGCGAGAAGGCCAAACTGCATTCGCTGCGCGATGTGGTGACGCGTCGTACCGGGACCGTCAACCTCAAATCGACAGCTGTGCAACCGATCGTGAATATCGCGCGCTGGGCCGGCACATCCGTCGGCGCACGTACGAGCACCACCGTCGAACGCCTGAAGGTTGCCGCGGACACCGGCTTCCTCCCGAGCGACGACGCACGAGTGCTTATCGAGTCCTTCGAGGTCCTCCAGCAAATCCGAGTGCGCCACCAGACGGATCAGTTTGCCATGGGCATTGCGCCCACGGACGAGATCGTGGTTGCCGACCTCACTCCCCTCTCGCGCAGCCTGCTCGGTAACGCGGTGAGAGAAGTAGCCGGGGTTCAGCGCCGACTCGAGTACGACGCGTCGGCGTCGCCGCTACCGGATATCGAACCGTAG
- a CDS encoding RidA family protein, which produces MSNRINISSGSEWEPKIGYSRAVRIGNQVAVSGTTAPGETLNDQTRAALATIKAALEEAGASLGDVIRTRMYLRDMSQWEQAALAHGEVFGDIRPATTILEVSSLIDPALLIEIEADAVLS; this is translated from the coding sequence ATGTCCAACAGAATCAACATCTCGTCCGGTTCCGAATGGGAACCGAAGATCGGCTACTCCCGCGCCGTCCGCATCGGCAACCAGGTTGCCGTCTCCGGCACCACCGCCCCCGGAGAAACCCTCAACGATCAGACCCGTGCGGCACTCGCCACCATCAAGGCTGCACTGGAAGAAGCCGGCGCTTCGCTCGGTGATGTCATCCGCACCCGCATGTACCTGCGCGACATGTCGCAGTGGGAGCAGGCTGCACTCGCACACGGTGAAGTATTCGGCGACATCCGTCCGGCTACGACAATCCTCGAGGTCAGCTCGTTGATCGACCCCGCTTTGCTCATCGAGATCGAAGCTGACGCAGTTCTGAGCTGA
- a CDS encoding Rv2578c family radical SAM protein, with the protein MRWSGQALDADDGALPGLERAGLVRSVQTPEFEGITFHEVLCKSALNKMPEASTLPFNFTVNAFRGCSHACRYCFARPSHEYLDLDAGRDFDSQVVVKTNIAAVLRKELARKSWKREPVALGTNTDPYQRAEGRYRLMPGIIRALTESGTPFSILTKGTLLRRDLPLLKMAATQVDVGIGVSLAINDPVLQKQIEPGTPSPRARLEMIRAITDAGFSCNVMVAPVIPFLTDSSQHLDGLFAALAEAGATGVTVFPMHLRGSTRGWFLNWLAEEHPALIRRYRELYGRGAYVTPEYKSWLKKRVEPLVERHGLAGPSQHRELESPPVERELVGAGAALTLF; encoded by the coding sequence ATGAGGTGGTCGGGTCAGGCATTGGATGCAGACGACGGAGCGTTGCCCGGGCTCGAGCGAGCCGGGTTGGTCCGCTCGGTGCAGACGCCGGAGTTCGAGGGCATCACGTTCCACGAGGTGCTGTGTAAGAGCGCACTCAACAAGATGCCCGAAGCGTCGACGCTGCCGTTCAACTTCACGGTCAACGCTTTTCGGGGCTGTTCGCATGCATGCCGTTACTGCTTCGCTCGGCCAAGTCATGAGTACCTCGACCTTGACGCGGGCCGCGATTTTGATTCGCAAGTTGTCGTCAAGACCAACATTGCTGCTGTCCTACGCAAGGAACTTGCTCGAAAGTCCTGGAAGCGTGAACCTGTTGCGCTGGGTACCAACACCGATCCGTATCAACGGGCCGAGGGCCGATACCGATTGATGCCCGGCATCATTCGAGCGCTGACAGAATCCGGTACACCATTTTCGATCCTGACCAAAGGGACTTTGCTGCGGCGCGATCTGCCGCTGCTCAAAATGGCAGCGACCCAGGTCGATGTCGGTATCGGAGTGTCGCTGGCCATTAACGATCCCGTCTTGCAGAAGCAGATCGAGCCGGGCACACCCTCACCACGAGCTCGACTGGAGATGATCCGGGCAATCACCGACGCCGGATTCTCGTGCAACGTGATGGTCGCGCCGGTCATCCCCTTTCTCACAGATTCGAGCCAGCACCTCGACGGACTGTTCGCTGCGCTGGCCGAGGCCGGGGCCACCGGGGTGACAGTCTTCCCGATGCACCTTCGTGGCAGTACACGCGGGTGGTTCCTGAACTGGCTGGCTGAAGAGCACCCGGCACTGATTCGCAGATATCGCGAGCTGTACGGGCGAGGTGCGTACGTCACGCCGGAGTACAAGAGTTGGCTCAAGAAACGCGTCGAGCCGCTGGTTGAGCGTCATGGATTGGCGGGGCCGTCGCAGCATCGTGAGCTCGAGAGCCCACCTGTCGAGCGCGAACTTGTCGGTGCCGGAGCAGCATTGACACTTTTCTGA